In a single window of the Nicotiana tomentosiformis chromosome 10, ASM39032v3, whole genome shotgun sequence genome:
- the LOC104104574 gene encoding GCN5-related N-acetyltransferase 1, chloroplastic, whose amino-acid sequence MKKTTLHENHRLRNQKSLSTYTLNYELTHNLAIYFIFFSFQNPSCTMLLYNPISTHLPPTPLTLKPTTHHHHQNVTVSSQYQPIPTTVNISISDESLKSKGFNLHRSITNLNLDHLNSVFVAVGFPRRDTTKIQLALENTDSLAWIEYEKTKRPVAFARATGDGVFNAIIWDVVVDPNFQGIGLGKAVMERLVTELLEKGISNIALYSEPRVLGFYRPLGFVADPDGIRGMVYSRKKKKNR is encoded by the coding sequence atgaaaaagacaaCGTTGCATGAGAACCACAGACTTCGAAACCAGAAAAGCCTATCTACGTATACTCTCAATTACGAACTCACACATAACTTAGCCATATACttcatcttcttttccttccaaaATCCATCATGTACAATGCTTCTCTATAACCCCATCTCTACCCACCTACCACCTACCCCCCTCACCCTCAAAcccaccacccaccaccaccaccaaaaCGTCACCGTTTCCTCTCAATACCAACCCATCCCCACCACCGTAAACATCTCAATCTCCGATGAATCTCTCAAATCAAAAGGATTCAATCTACACCGTTCGATCACTAACCTCAACCTCGACCATCTCAACTCCGTCTTCGTAGCCGTCGGATTCCCAAGACGCGACACGACAAAAATTCAGTTAGCTTTAGAGAACACAGATTCACTTGCGTGGATCGAGTACGAGAAAACTAAACGGCCAGTGGCGTTTGCTAGAGCGACAGGTGACGGCGTTTTTAATGCGATAATTTGGGATGTTGTTGTGGACCCCAATTTCCAAGGGATTGGTTTAGGTAAAGCTGTGATGGAAAGATTAGTCACCGAGCTGTTAGAAAAAGGGATTAGTAATATTGCTCTTTATTCGGAGCCCCGGGTTCTTGGGTTTTATAGGCCTTTGGGTTTTGTTGCGGATCCGGATGGGATCCGCGGTATGGTGTATtctaggaaaaagaaaaagaataggtGA